One genomic region from Streptomyces sp. NBC_00457 encodes:
- a CDS encoding glutamine synthetase family protein produces MSAHDTPSVRRHQDRLAAEGIDVVRVTYPDLIGTDRARDVLLDHLPSACEHGLAFCRAVYHTTPRGDVVAIQGGIEAGLPDISVRPDLSTLARVPWEPGVAWCLGDTTDPATGGPSAESPRDLLRSVLARCTDAGLSPILGPELEYFLLEEDATAPNGWRRSPAVTGSVYTAGLRADPDNHLLRTLRQLRDLDIGVITGNHEFDGGQYEINLTHSHALDAADRAFRFKAAVKELARKEGKLATFMAKPFNDSGGSGFHLHFSCVDAEGRNVFDAPAGAFGLADNARHALAGLLTHAPALAALLNPTVNSYKRFGPDTLAPWLINWGLDNRSAMVRIPPERGSGARLEVRLGDASANPYLAIAALTAAALLGVQEGKEPPAPLEGYGYDLEKSKVLPMNLTAALDALEADEALVELLGKDFTASFLAYKRDEAERFQRHVTDWEFAEYSYHL; encoded by the coding sequence GTGAGCGCTCACGACACCCCATCCGTCCGCCGGCACCAGGACCGGCTCGCCGCCGAGGGCATCGACGTGGTCCGGGTGACCTATCCCGACCTCATCGGCACCGACCGGGCCCGCGACGTACTGCTCGACCACCTGCCGTCGGCCTGCGAGCACGGCCTGGCCTTCTGCCGCGCCGTCTACCACACCACCCCACGCGGCGACGTCGTCGCGATCCAGGGCGGCATCGAGGCCGGCCTGCCCGACATCTCCGTGCGACCGGATCTGAGCACCCTCGCACGGGTGCCCTGGGAGCCCGGCGTGGCGTGGTGTCTCGGTGACACGACCGACCCCGCGACCGGCGGCCCGTCCGCGGAGTCGCCGCGCGATCTGCTGCGCTCGGTGCTGGCCCGGTGTACGGACGCGGGTCTGAGCCCGATCCTCGGCCCGGAGCTGGAGTACTTCCTCCTCGAAGAGGACGCCACCGCGCCGAACGGCTGGCGGCGCAGCCCCGCCGTCACCGGGTCCGTCTACACCGCCGGCCTGCGCGCCGACCCCGACAACCACCTGCTGCGTACCCTGCGGCAGCTGCGCGACCTCGACATCGGCGTCATCACCGGCAACCACGAGTTCGACGGCGGCCAGTACGAGATCAACCTGACCCACTCCCACGCCCTGGACGCCGCCGACCGCGCGTTCCGCTTCAAGGCCGCTGTCAAGGAACTGGCACGCAAGGAAGGCAAGCTGGCCACCTTCATGGCCAAGCCCTTCAACGACTCCGGCGGCTCCGGCTTCCACCTGCACTTCTCCTGCGTCGACGCCGAAGGCCGCAACGTCTTCGACGCCCCAGCCGGCGCCTTCGGTCTCGCCGACAACGCCCGGCACGCCCTCGCCGGCCTCCTCACGCACGCCCCGGCGCTCGCCGCGCTGCTCAACCCGACCGTCAACTCGTACAAGCGCTTCGGGCCCGACACCCTCGCGCCCTGGCTCATCAACTGGGGCCTGGACAACCGAAGCGCCATGGTCCGCATCCCGCCCGAGCGCGGCTCCGGCGCCCGCCTCGAAGTACGGCTCGGCGACGCCAGCGCCAACCCGTACCTCGCAATCGCGGCTCTCACCGCCGCCGCCCTGCTCGGCGTCCAGGAGGGCAAGGAGCCCCCCGCACCGCTGGAGGGCTACGGCTACGACCTGGAGAAGTCCAAGGTCCTGCCGATGAACTTGACCGCCGCGCTCGACGCCCTCGAAGCCGACGAGGCGCTCGTCGAACTGCTGGGCAAGGACTTCACCGCGTCCTTCCTCGCCTACAAGCGCGACGAGGCCGAACGCTTCCAACGACACGTCACCGACTGGGAGTTCGCCGAGTACTCCTACCACCTCTGA
- a CDS encoding transposase: MPGGKQVHEAVHRRVQADAIVLVDSSGKTVTAVARELGISSASLRSWCRKAKAEQGEDTPGELSSAEREELKRLRRENREQQQTIEVLRKSARLLREGERESGRERENRGSSRSA; encoded by the coding sequence GTGCCAGGTGGGAAGCAAGTACACGAAGCGGTACACCGAAGAGTTCAAGCGGACGCGATCGTGCTCGTCGACTCCTCGGGCAAGACGGTCACGGCGGTCGCCCGGGAACTCGGCATCAGCTCCGCGTCCCTGCGCAGCTGGTGCCGCAAGGCGAAGGCGGAGCAGGGCGAGGACACTCCCGGCGAATTGAGCAGTGCCGAGCGCGAGGAGCTCAAGCGGCTACGGCGGGAGAACCGCGAGCAGCAGCAAACGATCGAGGTCCTGAGAAAAAGCGCCCGCCTTCTTCGTGAAGGAGAACGAGAAAGCGGGCGCGAGAGGGAAAACCGCGGTAGCTCTCGAAGCGCGTGA
- a CDS encoding DinB family protein, whose translation MARMDDQPARWSQATIYPDMWADPDDDPRNSEGASPDGELATLLDFLTGYRMTLAMKCEGLDAEQLARRSVPPSTMSLLGLLRHLAEVERDWRNWISDGDPLPKLYGERDADFHGAVADQALVEAAYADLAREQAATDAALAEHPDLGERLGKDGTSVRELMVHRIEEYARHCGHADLLRECVDGRVGQ comes from the coding sequence ATGGCACGCATGGATGACCAACCCGCGCGCTGGAGCCAGGCAACCATCTATCCCGACATGTGGGCTGACCCGGACGACGACCCCCGTAACAGCGAAGGAGCCAGTCCGGATGGGGAGTTGGCGACGCTGCTGGACTTCCTGACGGGCTATCGCATGACGCTGGCGATGAAGTGCGAGGGTCTGGACGCGGAGCAGCTGGCCCGTCGTTCGGTTCCGCCGTCCACGATGTCGCTGCTCGGCCTGCTCCGGCATCTCGCCGAGGTGGAACGGGACTGGCGCAACTGGATCAGCGACGGGGATCCGCTGCCGAAGCTGTACGGCGAGCGCGACGCGGACTTCCACGGAGCCGTCGCCGACCAGGCCCTGGTCGAGGCCGCGTACGCCGATCTGGCGCGCGAGCAGGCCGCGACCGACGCCGCGCTGGCCGAGCACCCGGATCTGGGGGAGCGTCTGGGGAAGGACGGCACATCGGTCCGGGAGCTGATGGTGCACCGGATCGAGGAGTATGCCCGCCACTGCGGTCACGCCGACCTGTTGCGGGAGTGTGTCGACGGAAGGGTGGGCCAGTGA
- a CDS encoding cytochrome P450 codes for MTSTLKTTDTHHAPDDPMPLDEVDLADNDKFLDGVTPWRMLHTLRHQDPVHWQPEPEPNHGFWAVTRHEDIARVGRDPQTFTSTKFVNLEELDDDQIKKRASILELDGVRHRAMRSLLQRQFGQGVINEYADFLRGLTARTLDTALAKGTFDFVADVSADFPINVLARLLDVPPGDNQQLIDWGNRIIGNTDPDYADVLLHSQESEQYKDLPFRSPASLEVFEYGRELARRRRGGTGTDLISRLVNQTPRDGVPLSAQDFDNYFLLLVVAGNETTRHTISHSVLALIQHPEQLARLQEDPSLIPVAVEEFLRWATPVYHFRRTATRDVELGGKQVKEGDKVVMWYASGNRDEEVFGNPYDFDVTRQNNDHLTFGKGGPHLCLGNLLARTEIRIMFEELIPRLAGIRLAGDVPRVRSNFVNGIKKLPVEVTLA; via the coding sequence ATGACGAGCACCCTGAAGACCACCGACACACACCACGCCCCCGACGACCCGATGCCGCTGGACGAGGTCGACCTCGCCGACAACGACAAGTTCCTCGACGGCGTCACCCCCTGGCGCATGCTCCACACCCTGCGCCACCAGGACCCGGTCCACTGGCAGCCGGAACCCGAGCCCAACCACGGCTTCTGGGCCGTCACCCGGCACGAGGACATCGCCCGCGTGGGACGCGACCCGCAGACCTTCACCTCCACCAAGTTCGTCAACCTCGAAGAACTCGACGACGACCAGATCAAGAAGCGCGCCTCCATCCTGGAACTGGACGGCGTACGCCACCGCGCGATGCGCAGCCTGCTGCAGCGCCAGTTCGGCCAGGGCGTCATCAACGAGTACGCCGACTTCCTGCGCGGCCTGACCGCCAGGACGCTGGACACGGCCCTCGCCAAGGGCACGTTCGACTTCGTCGCCGACGTCTCCGCCGACTTCCCCATCAACGTCCTCGCCCGCCTCCTCGACGTCCCCCCGGGGGACAACCAGCAGCTCATCGACTGGGGCAACCGGATCATCGGCAACACGGACCCTGACTACGCCGATGTCCTCCTCCACAGCCAGGAGAGCGAGCAGTACAAGGACCTGCCCTTCCGCAGCCCGGCCTCGCTCGAGGTCTTCGAGTACGGACGGGAGTTGGCCCGCCGGCGGCGGGGCGGCACCGGCACCGACCTGATCTCCAGGCTCGTCAACCAGACCCCGCGCGACGGCGTCCCGCTCTCCGCGCAGGACTTCGACAACTACTTCCTGCTGCTGGTCGTGGCCGGCAACGAGACCACCCGCCACACCATCTCGCACTCCGTGCTGGCCCTCATCCAGCACCCCGAACAGTTGGCCAGGCTCCAGGAAGACCCCTCCCTCATCCCCGTCGCCGTCGAGGAGTTCCTGCGCTGGGCCACGCCCGTCTACCACTTCCGCCGCACCGCGACACGAGACGTCGAACTCGGCGGCAAGCAGGTGAAGGAGGGCGACAAGGTCGTCATGTGGTACGCCTCCGGCAACCGCGACGAAGAGGTCTTCGGCAACCCGTACGACTTCGACGTCACCCGCCAGAACAACGACCACCTCACCTTCGGCAAGGGCGGCCCCCACCTGTGCCTGGGCAACCTGCTCGCCCGCACCGAGATCCGCATCATGTTCGAGGAACTGATCCCACGCCTCGCCGGCATCCGCCTCGCCGGCGACGTCCCCCGGGTCCGCTCCAACTTCGTCAACGGCATCAAGAAGCTGCCGGTCGAGGTCACCCTCGCCTGA
- a CDS encoding DUF1963 domain-containing protein, whose amino-acid sequence MTFIHERLVHEMANEHGVPGAVAQELMERSRPCVYLVLREELPPAQREGARPAARTGGLPSLPHSVGWPEGKKPLVLTIDCAALPHDALDIELPADGHLLFFTSIEYEPESSVVLHVPAGVQTTERAAAYELDGEQRQVKVYEPRTLYPVTGLTLHEDWRDAPETRSFADSDGQEEVLDRFENAVLDRASSGARHRICVQIGGFSDPWDMAPDDGDLVLLAQIAGEAIDNDVPTMNLIVGTPKDIAAQRYSELQYEQQT is encoded by the coding sequence ATGACCTTCATCCACGAACGGCTCGTTCACGAGATGGCCAACGAGCACGGCGTCCCCGGCGCTGTCGCACAGGAGCTGATGGAGCGCTCCCGCCCGTGCGTCTATCTGGTCCTGCGCGAGGAATTGCCCCCCGCCCAGCGGGAGGGCGCTCGGCCGGCCGCCCGCACGGGCGGGCTCCCCTCGTTGCCGCACTCAGTGGGCTGGCCCGAGGGGAAGAAGCCTCTCGTGCTGACCATCGACTGCGCGGCCCTGCCCCACGATGCTCTGGACATCGAACTGCCCGCCGACGGGCACTTGTTGTTCTTCACCTCCATCGAGTACGAGCCGGAGTCGTCCGTGGTACTCCATGTCCCCGCCGGAGTTCAGACCACGGAGCGTGCCGCGGCGTATGAACTCGACGGTGAGCAAAGGCAGGTGAAGGTCTATGAACCACGCACGCTGTATCCCGTGACCGGACTGACCCTCCACGAGGACTGGCGAGACGCCCCGGAGACTCGCTCATTTGCGGACAGCGACGGACAAGAGGAAGTACTGGACCGTTTCGAGAACGCCGTCCTGGACAGGGCCTCCAGCGGAGCCCGGCACCGAATCTGCGTTCAGATCGGCGGGTTCTCCGACCCTTGGGACATGGCACCGGACGACGGTGACCTCGTGCTCCTCGCGCAAATAGCTGGGGAGGCGATCGACAACGATGTCCCCACTATGAACCTGATCGTGGGCACCCCGAAGGACATCGCTGCCCAACGGTATTCCGAGCTCCAGTACGAACAGCAGACCTGA
- a CDS encoding ferredoxin yields the protein MKVVVDMNKCQDHGQCVFAAPDVFQLDDNGRLAYVSDPDDTLRDEVEEAADVCPLQAIRIED from the coding sequence ATGAAGGTCGTCGTCGACATGAACAAGTGCCAGGACCACGGACAGTGCGTCTTCGCGGCCCCCGATGTCTTCCAGCTGGACGACAACGGACGGCTGGCCTACGTCAGCGACCCGGACGACACGCTGCGCGACGAGGTCGAGGAAGCCGCCGACGTCTGTCCGCTGCAGGCCATCCGGATCGAGGACTGA